A genomic stretch from Calonectris borealis chromosome 6, bCalBor7.hap1.2, whole genome shotgun sequence includes:
- the MAP3K19 gene encoding mitogen-activated protein kinase kinase kinase 19, translating into MSDKQQNKRRSKEGCGSVVALQNADKIMKEMHQSYKALGRNSQIAPTSRPWLDQQVACFPSKNQLALQMRHHTSSPFFLKKENVGRGFDFSFLLQASCPESNISKSFMDLDAFQIIKAQIQQRLNITMLKTRNKRSEFHLPPVTFQPVRTIHLAPLEDDIVNESTNIRNILNIMNSIPQPIKPVTKFYQYQLDNLLKRHAEKSSDVIVATISDQFTPGKDLYYFSMSNYYKYPSNKKEEIQSNLKWREAGVADNTEKNDQMKYQFSVACKNADLATQASFSDDSYPYLSSSNALVNCGIFTAQTTFTVSSDREALRAGNKERRAENSCRTGLEEGNYTEIILDYRAHEDAESANCVLDNHDLDSSCKNEVIEAYHALEDNSVAAVIPRVEAQDPCGEQTENVVCLFESEMEKEAMSEATSKDQNELVPVVHVTFSEQEPAREPHIAKQPATKKSVIRSLPPHVTQSFNILARKENDKSKIKMNRNKYSSKSKMSNKIKISEDLIFSDEISTKCNAKSQIFPSLELPHVESETSLKSQKKCPQADKDHFPQSAQKLKKQSFSCSCKNSVILKKAVTPLSLPHAQSASDFVDLKYSDMFKKINSNDKGPGIYEMFGTPVYSHTRELDQHENSFYRVVCSAPSGRCTASTCRSTCSKGRESNRVRNTQKRTYSKPKKTIPGTKQKQKSLIPKDRSTELSDSNTEQDNVITSDSDCQINTSRSMTLFHEDTDHQLMFLEELSQSTKQNKIFSNSNLSTIKEDSLEQSLDSQDISNHQRAATCSQNPLQFSDEGYTECVALSNSLLTAHQNVCVPQYRVDVDGCKGLESDQAPFKSINKCEALPFSDRLECQSPTKKLNHSWAYTPQNSGLANELTQPSVIQTKNVTSPSFQTSQTILSWADNKDMTDELLSCLAEELLMLEEKAINSSRTKNTGSKMQNTHTKEEENMMNGDGAIVNSALEKNYSKTFLASNEESDLLNFEESTKLPGSSLTNKDPIMWTRGEVLGKGAYGTVYCGLTSQGQLIAVKQVVLDTSDQLTTEKEYQKFHEEVDLLKTLKHVNIVTYLGTCLEDNILSIFMEFVPGGSISSIINRFGPLPEIVLCKYTKQILQGVAYLHDNCVVHRDIKGNNVMLMPNGIVKLIDFGCARRLAWVSLSGTHSEMLKSVHGTPYWMAPEVINESGYGRKSDIWSVGCTVFEMATGKPPLASMDRIAAMFYIGAHRGLMPSLPDRFSGTAVDFVHACLTRDQHERPSALQLLDHPFVKGRQ; encoded by the exons ATGTCTgacaaacaacaaaataagaGGAGAAGCAAAGAAG GTTGTGGTAGTGTTGTTGCTCTTCAGAATGCAGATAAGATAATGAAAGAAATGCATCAGTCATACAAAGCTCTAGGAAGAAACAG CCAAATAGCACCAACATCCAGACCGTGGCTAGATCAACAAGTGGCATGTTTTCCAAGTAAAAATCAGTTAGCATTACAGATGAGACATCACACTTCTTCACCTTTCTTCCTGAAGAAAGAGAACGTAGGGCGTGGCTTTGACTTCAGCTTTCTGCTACAGGCCTCATGCCCAGAATCCaacatttcaaaatcatttaTGGATTTAGATGCTTTTCAGATAATAAAAGCACAAATACAACAAA ggTTAAATATAACAATGCTAAAAACCAGGAACAAGAGATCTGAG TTTCATTTGCCACCAGTGACATTTCAGCCTGTAAGAACAATTCATCTTGCTCCTCTAGAGGATGATATTGTCAATGAAAGCACCaacatcagaaatattttgaatattatgAACTCTATTCCTCAGCCTATAAAACCAGTTACTAAATTTTATCAGTATCAGTTAGACAATCTATTAAAAAGGCATGCTGAAAAGTCATCAGATGTGATTGTGGCTACTATTTCTGATCAGTTCACTCCAGGGAAAGACCTGTACTACTTCAGCATGAGTAACTATTATAAGTACCCTAgcaacaagaaagaagaaattcaaagcaatttaaaatggaGGGAAGCTGGTGTAGCTGACAATACTGAAAAGAATGACCAGATGAAGTACCAGTTTTCAGTGGCTTGTAAGAACGCAGATCTTGCGACCCAAGCCAGTTTCTCTGATGATAGTTATCCCTACTTGAGCTCAAGTAATGCCCTGGTAAACTGTGGAATATTTACAGCTCAGACAACGTTTACAGTGTCAAGCGACAGAGAAGCATTGAGAGCTGGCAATAAGGAAAGAAGAGCGGAGAATTCCTGTAGAACTGGTCTAGAAGAAGGAAATTATACAGAGATTATACTGGATTATAGAGCACATGAAGATGCTGAGAGTGCGAACTGTGTGCTTGACAATCATGATTTAGATTCTTCCTGTAAAAATGAAGTGATAGAGGCCTACCATGCCTTAGAAGATAATTCTGTAGCTGCAGTAATTCCCAGAGTAGAAGCGCAAGATCCTTGCGGAGAACAGACAGAAAATGTTGTTTGTCTCTTTGaatctgaaatggaaaaagaagcaaTGTCAGAAGCAACTTCAAAAGACCAAAATGAGCTTGTACCTGTTGTTCATGTTACATTCTCTGAACAAGAACCAGCTAGGGAACCACACATTGCTAAACAACCTGCCACAAAAAAGAGTGTAATTCGTAGCCTGCCTCCTCATGTTACTCAGAGCTTCAACATTCTTGCTCgcaaagaaaatgacaaaagtaaaataaagatgaatagaaataaatattcatcAAAATCTAAAATGAGTAACAAGATAAAGATATCTGAAGACTTAATTTTTTCTGATGAGATTTCCACAAAATGTAATGCCAAAAGTCAGATTTTTCCGTCTTTGGAACTGCCACATGTGGAATCTGAGACTTCCCTGAAGAGTCAAAAAAAATGCCCTCAAGCAGACAAAGACCATTTTCCTCAGAGTGctcaaaaacttaaaaagcaaagtttcTCCTGCAGTTGCAAAAACTCAGTTATCTTAAAGAAAGCTGTTACTCCACTTTCTCTACCACATGCGCAGTCTGCTTCAGATTTTGTAGATCTGAAATACAGTGACatgttcaagaaaataaattcaaatgacAAAGGCCCAGGTATTTATGAAATGTTTGGAACTCCTGTCTATTCCCACACGCGTGAGCTTGATCAACATGAGAACAGTTTTTATAGAGTTGTTTGTTCTGCTCCATCTGGGAGATGTACTGCTAGCACTTGCAGGTCTACCTGCAGTAAAGGGAGAGAGAGCAACCGAGTAAGAAATACTCAAAAGAGAACATATTCTAAGCCAAAGAAGACCATACCTGGCactaaacaaaagcagaaaagtttAATTCCAAAGGACAGAAGTACCGAGTTGAGTGACAGCAACACAGAGCAAGATAATGTAATAACTTCTGATTCAGATTGCCAGATAAACACTTCAAGGAGCATGACATTGTTTCATGAAGACACAGATCATCAGCTTATGTTTTTAGAAGAGCTTTCACAATCaactaagcaaaataaaattttttcaaattcaaacttATCAACTATTAAAGAAGATTCTTTGGAGCAGTCTTTAGACAGTCAGGATATATCCAACCATCAGAGAGCTGCTACCTGTAGCCAGAATCCTCTTCAGTTCAGCGATGAAGGCTACACAGAATGTGTTGCTCTAAGTAACAGTCTGCTAACAGCACACCAGAACGTTTGTGTACCCCAGTACAGGGTGGATGTGGATGGCTGCAAAGGCCTGGAATCAGACCAGGCCCCCTTCAAGTCTATAAATAAATGTGAAGCATTGCCCTTTTCAGATAGACTGGAGTGTCAATCccctacaaaaaaattaaatcacagtTGGGCATACACACCTCAAAACAGTGGTTTGGCAAATGAATTGACTCAGCCTTCAGTGATTCAGACAAAAAATGTTACAAGCCCCAGTTTCCAGACAAGTCAAACCATTTTGTCCTGGGCAGATAATAAGGATATGACTGATGAGTTGCTTAGTTGTCTGGCAGAAGAATTGCTAATGCTTGAAGAAAAAGCCATCAACtcttcaagaacaaaaaatacaggttctaaaatgcaaaatacacatactaaagaagaagaaaatatgatGAATGGAGATGGCGCAATAGTAAATAGTGCTCTAGAGAAG AATTACAGTAAAACCTTTTTGGCATCAAATGAAGAAAGTGACTTGCTAAACTTTGAGGAATCTACTAAATTACCAGGAAGCAGTTTAACTAATAAAGATCCTATCATGTGGACGAGAGGTGAAGTCCTTGGAAAGGGAGCCTATGGCACG GTATACTGCGGTCTGACAAGCCAGGGACAATTAATAGCTGTAAAACAGGTTGTTTTGGATACGTCAGATCAACTCACTACAGAAAAGGAGTATCAGAAGTTTCATGAGGAAGTTGATCTTTTGAAGACATTGAAGCACGTCAACATTGTAACTTATTTAGGCACTTGTCTGGAAGACaacattttaagcattttcatGGAGTTTGTTCCTGGTGGCTCAATTTCTAGTATTATTAATCGTTTTGGTCCGTTGCCAGAAATTGTCCTTTGtaaatacacaaaacaaattCTGCAAGGGGTTGCATATTTACATGACAATTGCGTGGTACATAGAGATATCAAAGGCAATAATGTTATGCTGATGCCAAATGGTATAGTAAAGCTAATCGACTTTGGCTGTGCCAGGCGTTTAGCTTGGGTAAGCCTCAGTGGCACACACAGCGAGATGCTCAAGTCTGTGCATGGGACTCCATACTGGATGGCACCAGAAGTTATAAATGAATCTGGATATGGAAGAAAATCAGACATCTGGAGTGTTGGCTGCACTGTATTTGAGATGGCAACAGGAAAACCGCCGCTGGCTTCCATGGATAGGATAGCAGCCATGTTCTATATTGGGGCCCACAGAGGACTGATGCCTTCCCTACCTGATCGATTCTCTGGCACTGCTGTAGATTTTGTGCATGCATGCTTAACCAG AGATCAACATGAACGCCCTTCTGCTCTGCAGTTGCTGGACCACCCCTTTGTGAAAGGAAGACAGTGA